The following are encoded together in the Brassica oleracea var. oleracea cultivar TO1000 unplaced genomic scaffold, BOL UnpScaffold00452, whole genome shotgun sequence genome:
- the LOC106319644 gene encoding oxysterol-binding protein-related protein 1C isoform X2 — translation MVVFSSDQTISNHPRTSFHMHPFCCVSDHSPSMPLPEQPPFGVTRSEPIMSRSASQSSNRQSSRNVLHSLSFNHQSDVANRLGQRVLALPALAIREPPVDVKINDIVGNGIAGILHKWVNYGRGWRPRWFVLQDGVLSYYKIHGPDKIFVSPETEKGSKVIGEESARMISRHDKHGGSSAASQLRRKPFGEVHLKVSSVRESRSDDKRFSIFTGTKRLHLRAETREDRATWVEALLAIKDMFPRMSNSELMAPIDNLAMSTEKLRQRLVDEGVSELAIQDCEQIMRSEFSALQSQLVLLKQKQWLLIDTLRHLETEKVDLENTVVDESQRHTENEGPNDLRNEKFSGTATESDDENERGDAETDEEDHTFFDTRDFLSSSSFKSSSSGFRTSSFSSDDDGFGSEDDIDPSIKSVGFNYPRVKRRKSLPDPVEKEKSVSLWSMIKDNIGKDLTKVCLPVYFNEPLSSLQKCFEDLEYSYLLDRAFEWGKRGNTLMRILNVAAFAVSGYASTEGRICKPFNPLLGETYEADYPDKGLRFFSEKVSHHPMVVACHCDGTGWKFWADSNLKSKFWGRSIQLDPVGVLTLKFDDGEILQWSKVTTSIYNLILGKLYCDHYGTMRIEGNAEYSCKLKFKEQSIIDRNPHQVHGIVQDKSGKTVATMFGKWDESMHYVTGDCSGKGKLSEDMSGAQLLWKRSKPPGNATKYNLTRFAITLNELTPGLKEKLPPTDSRLRPDQRYLENGEFEMANTEKLRLEQRQRQARKMQERGWKPRWFTKEKGSEAYRYKGGYWEARERGSWDNCPDIFGHIDSEQQIELLFVFNGGKR, via the exons ATGGTAGTTTTTTCATCGGATCAAACGATCTCCAATCATCCTAGGACCTCTTTCCACATGCACCCCTTCTGCTGCGTCTCGGATCACTCCCCTTCGATGCCGTTGCCGGAACAACCGCCTTTCGGTGTGACTCGATCCGAACCTATTATGAGTCGATCTGCTTCTCAGAGTTCTAATCGTCAATCCAGTCGCAATGTCCTCCATAGTCTATCCTTCAACCACCAGAGTGACGTCGCTAATCGGTTAGGGCAACGCGTTTTAGCCCTACCTGCGTTGGCGATTAGAGAACCGCCGGTTGATGTGAAGATTAACGATATCGTCGGGAATGGAATCGCTGGAATACTGCATAAGTGGGTGAATTACGGTAGAGGGTGGAGACCAAGGTGGTTCGTCTTGCAGGATGGTGTTCTTTCTTATTATAAAATCCATGGACCTGATAAGATCTTTGTTAGTCCTGAAACTGAAAAGGGATCCAAAGTGATCGGAGAAGAGTCTGCTCGTATGATCTCTAGGCACGACAAGCATGGTGGAAGCAGCGCCGCTTCACAACTCCGTCGCAAGCCATTCGGAGAAGTCCATCTCAAG GTTTCTTCGGTACGGGAGAGTAGATCAGATGATAAGAGGTTTTCCATATTCACTGGCACCAAGAGGCTCCACTTGCGAGCAGAGACGCGAGAGGACCGAGCAACATGGGTTGAGGCACTGCTAGCTATCAAAGATATGTTTCCAAGGATGTCTAACAGTGAATTGATGGCTCCGATCGACAATTTGGCCATGTCCACGGAGAAGCTCCGGCAACGGTTGGTTGATGAAGGAGTTAGTGAGTTAGCTATTCAGGACTGTGAGCAAATTATGAGGTCTGAGTTCTCAGCACTTCAGAGCCAGTTGGTGCTTCTCAAGCAGAAGCAGTGGCTTCTCATTGACACCCTTAGACATTTAGAG ACAGAAAAGGTAGATCTGGAGAACACAGTTGTAGATGAGAGTCAAAGACACACTGAAAATGAAGGTCCCAATGATTTAAGAAATGAGAAGTTCAGTG GGACTGCCACTGAATCTGATGATGAGAATGAACGAGGTGATGCAGAAACGGATGAGGAAGACCACACTTTTTTTGATACACGTGACTTTCTTTCTTCAAGTTCTTTCAAGAGCAGTAGTTCTGGCTTTCGTACCTCTTCGTTTTCTTCTGATGATGATGGCTTTGGGTCAGAAGATGATATTGATCCTTCCATCAAGTCTGTTGGATTCAACTATCCGCGCGTCAAAAGGAGGAAGAGTTTACCTGATCCTGTTGAAAAAGAGAAAAGTGTTAGCCTTTGGTCAATGATCAAAGACAATATAGGCAAAGATCTCACAAAAGTTTGTCTACCTGTTTACTTCAACGAGCCACTATCTTCCCTACAGAAGTGTTTTGAGGATTTGGAATATTCATACCTTCTTGATCGAGCATTTGAATGGGGCAAAAGG GGAAATACCCTCATGAGGATTCTTAATGTCGCTGCTTTTGCTGTATCTGGGTATGCATCAACCGAAGGAAGAATCTGCAAACCTTTTAACCCATTGCTAGGTGAAACATACGAGGCAGATTATCCAGACAAAGGACTTCGATTTTTCTCCGAAAAG GTCAGTCATCATCCTATGGTTGTGGCATGCCATTGCGATGGTACGGGATGGAAATTCTGGGCAGACAGCAATCTGAAGAGTAAGTTTTGGGGTCGGTCGATTCAGCTTGATCCTGTTGGTGTGTTGACTCTGAAATTTGATGATGGAGAAATCCTTCAGTGGAGTAAG GTGACTACATCGATATACAACCTCATACTTGGTAAACTTTACTGTGATCACTATGGTACTATGCGTATTGAAGGAAATGCTGAATACTCTTGTAAACTTAAATTCAAAGAGCAGTCGATCATTGACCGAAATCCTCACCAG GTTCATGGTATAGTTCAAGACAAGAGTGGGAAGACAGTGGCAACGATGTTTGGGAAATGGGATGAGAGCATGCACTATGTGACGGGTGATTGTTCTGGGAAGGGGAAATTGAGCGAAGATATGTCAGGAGCTCAACTTCTCTGGAAACGGAGCAAACCCCCTGGAAACGCAACAAAGTATAATCTAACACGTTTCGCAATCACGCTGAACGAGCTAACACCTGGGCTGAAG GAGAAGCTGCCACCAACAGATTCAAGGCTGAGACCAGACCAGAGGTATCTGGAAAACGGTGAGTTTGAAATGGCCAACACAGAGAAGTTGCGGCTGGAACAGCGACAACGTCAG GCTAGAAAGATGCAGGAGAGAGGATGGAAGCCGAGGTGGTTCACGAAAGAGAAAGGAAGCGAGGCTTACCGATACAAAGGAGGGTACTGGGAAGCCCGCGAGAGAGGATCATGGGATAACTGTCCAGATATCTTCGGCCACATCGATTCCGAACAACAAATTGA GctgttatttgtatttaatgGTGGAAAAAGGTGA
- the LOC106319644 gene encoding oxysterol-binding protein-related protein 1C isoform X1, giving the protein MVVFSSDQTISNHPRTSFHMHPFCCVSDHSPSMPLPEQPPFGVTRSEPIMSRSASQSSNRQSSRNVLHSLSFNHQSDVANRLGQRVLALPALAIREPPVDVKINDIVGNGIAGILHKWVNYGRGWRPRWFVLQDGVLSYYKIHGPDKIFVSPETEKGSKVIGEESARMISRHDKHGGSSAASQLRRKPFGEVHLKVSSVRESRSDDKRFSIFTGTKRLHLRAETREDRATWVEALLAIKDMFPRMSNSELMAPIDNLAMSTEKLRQRLVDEGVSELAIQDCEQIMRSEFSALQSQLVLLKQKQWLLIDTLRHLETEKVDLENTVVDESQRHTENEGPNDLRNEKFSEGTATESDDENERGDAETDEEDHTFFDTRDFLSSSSFKSSSSGFRTSSFSSDDDGFGSEDDIDPSIKSVGFNYPRVKRRKSLPDPVEKEKSVSLWSMIKDNIGKDLTKVCLPVYFNEPLSSLQKCFEDLEYSYLLDRAFEWGKRGNTLMRILNVAAFAVSGYASTEGRICKPFNPLLGETYEADYPDKGLRFFSEKVSHHPMVVACHCDGTGWKFWADSNLKSKFWGRSIQLDPVGVLTLKFDDGEILQWSKVTTSIYNLILGKLYCDHYGTMRIEGNAEYSCKLKFKEQSIIDRNPHQVHGIVQDKSGKTVATMFGKWDESMHYVTGDCSGKGKLSEDMSGAQLLWKRSKPPGNATKYNLTRFAITLNELTPGLKEKLPPTDSRLRPDQRYLENGEFEMANTEKLRLEQRQRQARKMQERGWKPRWFTKEKGSEAYRYKGGYWEARERGSWDNCPDIFGHIDSEQQIELLFVFNGGKR; this is encoded by the exons ATGGTAGTTTTTTCATCGGATCAAACGATCTCCAATCATCCTAGGACCTCTTTCCACATGCACCCCTTCTGCTGCGTCTCGGATCACTCCCCTTCGATGCCGTTGCCGGAACAACCGCCTTTCGGTGTGACTCGATCCGAACCTATTATGAGTCGATCTGCTTCTCAGAGTTCTAATCGTCAATCCAGTCGCAATGTCCTCCATAGTCTATCCTTCAACCACCAGAGTGACGTCGCTAATCGGTTAGGGCAACGCGTTTTAGCCCTACCTGCGTTGGCGATTAGAGAACCGCCGGTTGATGTGAAGATTAACGATATCGTCGGGAATGGAATCGCTGGAATACTGCATAAGTGGGTGAATTACGGTAGAGGGTGGAGACCAAGGTGGTTCGTCTTGCAGGATGGTGTTCTTTCTTATTATAAAATCCATGGACCTGATAAGATCTTTGTTAGTCCTGAAACTGAAAAGGGATCCAAAGTGATCGGAGAAGAGTCTGCTCGTATGATCTCTAGGCACGACAAGCATGGTGGAAGCAGCGCCGCTTCACAACTCCGTCGCAAGCCATTCGGAGAAGTCCATCTCAAG GTTTCTTCGGTACGGGAGAGTAGATCAGATGATAAGAGGTTTTCCATATTCACTGGCACCAAGAGGCTCCACTTGCGAGCAGAGACGCGAGAGGACCGAGCAACATGGGTTGAGGCACTGCTAGCTATCAAAGATATGTTTCCAAGGATGTCTAACAGTGAATTGATGGCTCCGATCGACAATTTGGCCATGTCCACGGAGAAGCTCCGGCAACGGTTGGTTGATGAAGGAGTTAGTGAGTTAGCTATTCAGGACTGTGAGCAAATTATGAGGTCTGAGTTCTCAGCACTTCAGAGCCAGTTGGTGCTTCTCAAGCAGAAGCAGTGGCTTCTCATTGACACCCTTAGACATTTAGAG ACAGAAAAGGTAGATCTGGAGAACACAGTTGTAGATGAGAGTCAAAGACACACTGAAAATGAAGGTCCCAATGATTTAAGAAATGAGAAGTTCAGTG AAGGGACTGCCACTGAATCTGATGATGAGAATGAACGAGGTGATGCAGAAACGGATGAGGAAGACCACACTTTTTTTGATACACGTGACTTTCTTTCTTCAAGTTCTTTCAAGAGCAGTAGTTCTGGCTTTCGTACCTCTTCGTTTTCTTCTGATGATGATGGCTTTGGGTCAGAAGATGATATTGATCCTTCCATCAAGTCTGTTGGATTCAACTATCCGCGCGTCAAAAGGAGGAAGAGTTTACCTGATCCTGTTGAAAAAGAGAAAAGTGTTAGCCTTTGGTCAATGATCAAAGACAATATAGGCAAAGATCTCACAAAAGTTTGTCTACCTGTTTACTTCAACGAGCCACTATCTTCCCTACAGAAGTGTTTTGAGGATTTGGAATATTCATACCTTCTTGATCGAGCATTTGAATGGGGCAAAAGG GGAAATACCCTCATGAGGATTCTTAATGTCGCTGCTTTTGCTGTATCTGGGTATGCATCAACCGAAGGAAGAATCTGCAAACCTTTTAACCCATTGCTAGGTGAAACATACGAGGCAGATTATCCAGACAAAGGACTTCGATTTTTCTCCGAAAAG GTCAGTCATCATCCTATGGTTGTGGCATGCCATTGCGATGGTACGGGATGGAAATTCTGGGCAGACAGCAATCTGAAGAGTAAGTTTTGGGGTCGGTCGATTCAGCTTGATCCTGTTGGTGTGTTGACTCTGAAATTTGATGATGGAGAAATCCTTCAGTGGAGTAAG GTGACTACATCGATATACAACCTCATACTTGGTAAACTTTACTGTGATCACTATGGTACTATGCGTATTGAAGGAAATGCTGAATACTCTTGTAAACTTAAATTCAAAGAGCAGTCGATCATTGACCGAAATCCTCACCAG GTTCATGGTATAGTTCAAGACAAGAGTGGGAAGACAGTGGCAACGATGTTTGGGAAATGGGATGAGAGCATGCACTATGTGACGGGTGATTGTTCTGGGAAGGGGAAATTGAGCGAAGATATGTCAGGAGCTCAACTTCTCTGGAAACGGAGCAAACCCCCTGGAAACGCAACAAAGTATAATCTAACACGTTTCGCAATCACGCTGAACGAGCTAACACCTGGGCTGAAG GAGAAGCTGCCACCAACAGATTCAAGGCTGAGACCAGACCAGAGGTATCTGGAAAACGGTGAGTTTGAAATGGCCAACACAGAGAAGTTGCGGCTGGAACAGCGACAACGTCAG GCTAGAAAGATGCAGGAGAGAGGATGGAAGCCGAGGTGGTTCACGAAAGAGAAAGGAAGCGAGGCTTACCGATACAAAGGAGGGTACTGGGAAGCCCGCGAGAGAGGATCATGGGATAACTGTCCAGATATCTTCGGCCACATCGATTCCGAACAACAAATTGA GctgttatttgtatttaatgGTGGAAAAAGGTGA
- the LOC106319642 gene encoding uncharacterized protein LOC106319642 codes for MEELDQAEGLEEVQPDLDEKEAESMFDESIDRQQLESVDRHTVHPDPQPFKSFKPDVSNIYRPKTPFPPTQMKAKGKLEKAICKKAFNKINVELPLGDAIQISLPIKKYIKDMVTGGFRPTEQSVMIVSEQVSSMIQEGIPIKQPDTDSFVLDCNIHNERFQRSLCDLGYSVNLIHYSVVVALELTKIQPINITLVLVDRSVRIPEGVLEDVPIRINEFHIPTDFVVMEYRHEPRDPLILRPFLATAGAIIDVRKGRICLNIRDLSINFDMENLVKKPLINAKTFFFDHVSEGVDQSFIDMCSNDPLETTLTAPERNIFSIDDRVDENARLMDASMESMCVDKEEDDEF; via the coding sequence ATGGAGGAACTAGATCAAGCTGAAGGATTAGAAGAAGTGCAACCCGATCTTGATGAAAAAGAAGCCGAATCGATGTTTGATGagagtatcgatcgacaacagcttgaaagtgtcgatcgacataccGTCCATCCGGATCCCCAACCGTTTAAGTCTTTCAAACCAGatgtatcaaatatatatagacCCAAGACTCCCTTCCCTCCCACCCAAATGAAAGCGAAAGGAAAACTGGAAAAAGCTATATGCAAGAAAGCATTCAACAAGATAAATGTCGAGCTTCCACTCGGTGACGCCATACAAATTTCTCTTCCAATCAAAAAGTACATTAAAGATATGGTGACCGGAGGTTTTCGACCAACAGAACAGAGTGTGATGATAGTTTCTGAGCAAGTAAGCTCTATGATTCAGGAGGGAATCCCGATTAAACAACCAGACACCGatagttttgttttggattgcaaCATCCACAATGAGCGGTTCCAGAGATCTCTCTGTGATCTAGGCTATAGTGTGAATTTAATACATTATTCTGTTGTAGTAGCCCTTGAGTTAACTAAAATCCAACCCATAAATATCACTCTTGTTCTAGTCGATAGATCTGTTAGGATTCCAGAAGGTGTCCTCGAAGACGTGCCCATAAGGATAAATGAATTCCATATACCAACAGATTTTGTAGTGATGGAGTACAGGCACGAACCTAGAGATCCTCTTATTTTAAGACCGTTCTTGGCCACAGCCGGGGCAATCATTGATGTTAGGAAAGGGCGTATATGTCTGAACATAAGAGATTTGTCAATAAATTTCGACATGGAAAATCTGGTCAAGAAACCTTTGATCAATGCCAAAACTTTCTTTTTCGATCACGTATCTGAGGGAGTTGACCAATCTTTCATAGATATGTGTTCAAATGATCCATTAGAAACTACTCTCACGGCTCCTGAAAGAAACATTTTCAGTATTGATGACAGAGTCGATGAGAACGCTCGACTAATGGATGCCAGTATGGAATCCATGTGTGTTgacaaggaagaagatgacgaATTCTAA